The proteins below are encoded in one region of Saccopteryx leptura isolate mSacLep1 chromosome 1, mSacLep1_pri_phased_curated, whole genome shotgun sequence:
- the NDUFA11 gene encoding NADH dehydrogenase [ubiquinone] 1 alpha subcomplex subunit 11 encodes MARTLIQRYWDIPDGTECHRKAYASTSISGAVGLITSAYSVALKPPDSFLEGVARTGRYTFTAAAIGAIFGIASCVSAQVREKPDDPLNYFIGGCAGGLTLGARTHSYGIGAAACAYMGLTAALVKMGQLEGWRLFAEPKV; translated from the exons ATGGCGCGGACGCTTATTCAGAGGTACTGGGACATCCCCGACGGCACTGAGTGTCACCGCAAGGCCTACGCCAGCACCAGTATCAGTGGTGCCGTTG GCCTGATCACCTCCGCTTACAGTGTTGCACTCAAGCCCCCTGACTCCTTCCTGGAGGGTGTGGCCAGGACAGGAAGGTACACATTTACTGCAG CTGCCATCGGTGCCATATTTGGCATTGCCTCCTGTGTCAGTGCTCAGGTCCGCGAGAAGCCCGACGACCCCCTTAACTACTTCATTGGAGGCTGCGCTGGAGGCCTGACCCTGGGAGCACGCA CCCACAGCTACGGGATTGGAGCTGCAGCCTGCGCGTACATGGGCTTAACAGCAGCCCTGGTCAAGATGGGCCAGCTGGAGGGCTGGAGGTTATTCGCAGAGCCCAAGGTGTGA
- the VMAC gene encoding vimentin-type intermediate filament-associated coiled-coil protein produces MAAPPPLQIREANAHLVAVHRRAAELEARLDAAERTVRAQAERLAHHDQQLRAALDELGRAKDREIAALQEQLLTSEATVHSLQTAVHQRDKLIRQLQPRAELLQDICRLRPPLAGLLEALAEAERLGPLPASDPGHPLSDEPSLLLASRTGEDEDREHFQPAVFGTTV; encoded by the exons ATGGCCGCGCCGCCACCCCTGCAGATCCGCGAGGCGAATGCACACCTGGTGGCCGTGCACCGGCGTGCTGCGGAGCTGGAGGCGCGGCTGGACGCGGCGGAGCGAACGGTGCGCGCCCAGGCCGAACGCCTGGCCCACCACGACCAGCAGCTGCGCGCCGCCCTAGACGAGCTGGGCCGCGCCAAGGACCG TGAGATTGCCGCTCTCCAGGAGCAGCTGCTGACTTCTGAGGCCACTGTCCACAGCCTGCAGACTGCCGTGCACCAGAGGGACAAGCTCATCAGGCAGCTGCAGCCCCGGGCTGAGCTGCTGCAGGACATATGCCGCCTGCGGCCACCCCTAGCTGGGCTGCTGGAAGCCCTGGCTGAAGCCGAGCGCCTGGGTCCCCtgccagccagtgaccctggccaCCCACTCTCTGACGAGCCCAGTTTACTCCTTGCCAGCAGGACTGGGGAGGATGAAGACAGAGAACACTTCCAGCCAGCAGTGTTTGGGACCACTGTGTGA